The genomic DNA tctATTTACTGAAATGATTGACTtgttgtaattgtttttttccaaatttctatttttattacaaaatcaaattattaaaatactgcatatacaatgtattacatgtatattgatagATTTTCTATTAACACATATCGTATGTATGAATTCTTTGTGATTGAAATTGATGattatataacttataaatgaaTACTGTCAgcaatttggattttttttttgtttttctgtcatttttgtAGCCTTATCAATGAAGATAAGATATCAATGTATTAACATGTTGATGTCAAATGTGATAATTGCAAGCTGGTAAGATGATAATTCCAATACTGAGTCTTATTTCATCAACAATGTTTCTGTATATAAAGGAAATTGACTTTTTCAATGTTGATGGCTGTtcaattaaggaataacagtactgtagttgcagagttgccaccgtcaattgtagatttgacggtcgcaaatgcagttttaccggcgacgcgtagcggagacagttaaacggagatttgcgaccgtcaaatcaaaattgacggtggcaactcttcaactacagtactgttattccgattatgatgcattacaaaaagaaataatacgataaaacttttaaaaaaaaaaggtataaatttgacaaatgaaaaagaatccGCAAAACTTCATGAATGAGTTTGGCACAAAGatgtcatggctaaacgtgacctcatacaaatgaaaacttacaaactggaggttatgacgttacttgtacgcttcaaattcgaataaaattacattacaaCGGCCAATTCCAGGTAGGTGTTgctttattttcgattatatagtagtaatcgaacatttattgattcatttattcaaaatgtcgggtccctccttagttacgcctggtcaactgtggatttgacggcaacttttagccaatgaaaaaaattgttacatccaaacTGCATTAGAATTGCTCATATCTACATCATTTGAAGTATAGAAGATtttatctcattggcaagcataccaaaTCTTCTATTTAATTGTGGGTGCAAGATTTTTGCAACTGCCAAATATGATTTTTGTAACATTCAAAGCtaaacaattttatgaaatcGTAAATGATCCTGGTACTTAAGTTTCTCGgattacattatataaaaataaagaaagtgaAAGAGaggttttaaatttaatgacGGTTAAAATAAGTGTCAACAATGTGCTCCCTAATCCCTCTTCCATCCTGTTGTCCATTATAGTTGTTTCCATTTTCAACATCCTCATTAACAAGCTCTTGAGCTACATCTGGCCCATTTAGCTGTATGCAGATGTTGTGTAGGATTCCGCAAACCATAACTATTTTGGTTACCTTTTTGGGATCCATACGAatctgtaaaattaaaaaaaaaattaccatgcAGGGTTACACAAGACACTAGATTGTGTGGTTGAAGGACGTAATAATATGCAAAATGGTcgtaggttttttttctttctctggGACCACTGATCCATTTGTGCAATCTGTTGGTAACAgtctaaaaaaatgtataagtttgtaatattaagtttaaatatacaaaaatttacccAAATAGTTCCGGttgataacataaaataatatatatatctacgACACAACTCGGGTGCACATTTATTCGATATAGTATTGAGAGTGAGAGGGagtggaaaagggggagggtggAGGGTggttttgtaattttctttaaaaaaattattatgattataattTGAAAGGAAAAATATACTCCAATCAATAAGAAATAGTAATAAAATCATCTAAATAATAACTCACTTCAGAATGCAATATGTGGATCCTTCTTTTCCATCTGCCAAATGTTCTTTCAATAATGGATCTTGTGACTACATGACATCTGTTGTACCTTCTATGGTGTTGTTCATTGGGGTTCAGAAAAGGTGTCATTAAAAAAGACCTACAGGGATAGCCACTATCACCAAGTAAGATGCCATTTTCCCAATTGCCATTTCTCTCCATGTGAGCACAAACCTGCATGAGcaaatatatctattttaaagaatattatacaatacataaatatgaatacaatacaaaaatattttttaaagaatatcaATGCATATCAATTTAGTTTGCATTGTTTAAAAGATAtggcattggcaatcatacaacattttacCATTCTTATCCAGACATTTTTCATTCACTTTTTGCTGGCTGATATCAGggacatatataatacaatatgtatctaatatgatataaaccagaaacattgaacatttaacatgtttaaaaaagtgaaaatattttgcATCTTCACTTAGgttgtctacataagacagaaatatatatataccatctGGGAATAATAGAATCAAATAAAGTAGTGTTCTCAATGTTATGTATAATTATGATCTGTGTTTATACTACATTGTATTCTAATGACTAATGAAgctgatttaaaattattaatcaacCATTTACACTCACTTATGAAGTTCTGAAAACATGCGAATCATGACAACAACCTGGCCAATTTGCATTTATGTTTGTAAATCTacatgaaaaatcagtttaaacattatataaagcactactttaacatgtttaagttactttttgtctattatttttttttcaaaaactagtAAACCTTAAGAGACATTTCCCAAAAAGGGAGGGGTCAAAGATGAAAAAACCCCAAGTCTTATTAAACCAGCgtctttttttcaagtaatttGTTCTTAGTACAAAATGGaaaataggggggggggggggttcttaTAAATAAGTTGTACATTCTTTttggaaaactttttttttaagctggaaaacttttttttttattacagttactgtatggattttttttacttaggTCTAGATCTGAAAGTAACtatattaatatcaattttaatataaagacTTCGTTATATGGAACAGACTATAGTGAGACTGGTTTCTGAAATATAATTCAGGGGGAACAGCAGATTTGTTTACAATGTGACGTTCAAAATTACATTATGTGAAGATGAAAACAGAAGAACATTACCCTTTGCATCACATACTGCTTGAACATTCAGGCTTGGGTAGCCTTTTCTGTTGATAAATGAAGGTTCGTCATGATGCGGTCTCTTTATTCTTATATGTGTCCAATCAATAGCACCCAAAATGTTTGGAAACACAGCAAACTCGTAAAATTCAGCTTTGGTTTGGCTAAGGTTAGTAGGCCACTGAATGAACTCGTTCCTCTTTTCACAAAGGGCATCTAAAACAGAATCGACCACTCTTGAAACTGTGCTTTTGTCCAAACCTATAAAGTAGAGATGCACAACTTTAGGGTAATGACTGCCCAATTACCTTGTAAACAAATATGGTACTGTAGTGCAGAGTATGGAAGAAACATATACAACAAttaatgcatgtacatgtacactatGAATTGCCACTTTAGATCCTGCATAAAGTtctcaaattgaaatattatatcattAGAAAACATGTGTAAACATCTGAaccatttaaaagtatatagtCTTACCTAATGTGTCACCTATGACCTGGAGGAAACTTCCACTGGCAAGAAATCTCAATGTCACCATTGTCTGTTGTTCTACACTGAGGGCATGATTCCGGTTTGTCTGACGTGTCAACCTGTCCTTTACTAGATCAGATAAGAATAAAATGCCTTCCCTCCCAAATCTGTAGCTTGCTCTAAGTTCTGTATCAGTGTAGTCTAGGGTAAGTTCTTCTTTGCTTCTAAAAgttctttcttttatttgaattggTACATGAAACAAGGCTAAATCTAAGGCTGTCATCTTTAACGCTGCGTTAGGGGTTTAATCGAGGTATGTCAAGTGATTAAGTTTAACACAGATTTAACGACTGCGTAAAGCGTTAAAATTTTTGAACAACACTTAACGATTATGTTAAATTTAACGACTGGCTAACGACACTTTAACGACATCGTTAGCTTAACGACACTTTTGAACAACCGGGCCCTGGTCAGATTACAATcaatcaaaaattcaaagctAGTGTGATATTCTGTATTCCTTGAAATATAACACTCAAatgaagtttatttttatattttatattctataacaGATATCTgtcaaaaaagataataattacaaaatatacagcattttgataaaaacaaatatcaagaaaactatttatcttttttaactatGCGTCTTTGTCAAACTAATTACCCAATAAATGATAACATTACATATTCAATAGATTTTGGATAAAATCCGGACCCCTTATAACAGATGGATTGGCTTTGATGGATACTGCAAAGAAAACTAGGGTTATTCTGAGTTCACTCTGAAGACGGTCTTTTGAATGAACACCACAGACTGCATCAAAGCAGATATTATACAATGCTTGATTATAAATATAAGGATGTCCAAAGTTTATGCCATCAGTCAAAGCTGCAATACTACAAATCCACTTTAGCCATCCAAAATGTTCACTAAAGgttataaactacatgtatatagcaaAGAAAAAGGCAAGAAGAAGACCTAAAAATCCTGGATGGTTCCACA from Mytilus trossulus isolate FHL-02 chromosome 8, PNRI_Mtr1.1.1.hap1, whole genome shotgun sequence includes the following:
- the LOC134727677 gene encoding putative nuclease HARBI1 produces the protein MTALDLALFHVPIQIKERTFRSKEELTLDYTDTELRASYRFGREGILFLSDLVKDRLTRQTNRNHALSVEQQTMVTLRFLASGSFLQVIGDTLGLDKSTVSRVVDSVLDALCEKRNEFIQWPTNLSQTKAEFYEFAVFPNILGAIDWTHIRIKRPHHDEPSFINRKGYPSLNVQAVCDAKGNVLLFSSSHNVCAHMERNGNWENGILLGDSGYPCRSFLMTPFLNPNEQHHRRYNRCHVVTRSIIERTFGRWKRRIHILHSEIRMDPKKVTKIVMVCGILHNICIQLNGPDVAQELVNEDVENGNNYNGQQDGRGIREHIVDTYFNRH